The following are encoded together in the Monodelphis domestica isolate mMonDom1 chromosome 5, mMonDom1.pri, whole genome shotgun sequence genome:
- the LOC100013028 gene encoding olfactory receptor-like protein OLF3 yields the protein MAHNNQTWMNEFILLGLSNDWKIQIYLFVLFLAMYLVTMLGNFLIIHLIRIDIRLHTPMYFFLSILSFVDICYMNSTVPQMLIHFLSSRKSIPFHSCVVQLYITLALGGTEFFLLGAMAYDRYVAVCYPLHYTVIMHGGLCIALAAACWTAGFLNSLMETIITFRLPLCKDVINHFACETLAVLRLACVDISFNKVMVAFSGFVVLMLPCSLVLFSYAQIVKAILRIRSAQGRRKAFGTCASHLTVVSLCFGASIFTYMKPQSNSSAENEKMLALFYTTVAPMLNPMIYSLRNKEVMGALRRALGRFSEET from the coding sequence ATGGCCCATAATAACCAGACATGGATGAATGAGTTCATCCTCTTAGGGCTATCTAATGACTGGAAGATTCAGATCTACCTCTTTGTCCTCTTCCTGGCTATGTACTTGGTGACTATGCTGGGAAACTTCCTTATCATCCACCTGATCCGGATAGACATCCGACTTCACACCCCCATGTACTTCTTCCTTAGCATCCTGTCCTTTGTGGATATCTGCTATATGAACAGCACTGTCCCACAAATGcttattcattttctatcttcAAGGAAGTCCATCCCATTCCATAGCTGTGTGGTTCAGCTCTATATCACACTGGCATTGGGTGGAACTGAGTTCTTCCTGCTGGGAGCAATGGCATATGACCGCTACGTGGCAGTGTGCTATCCACTACACTACACAGTCATTATGCATGGTGGACTCTGCATTGCTCTGGCTGCTGCCTGTTGGACTGCTGGATTCCTGAACTCACTCATGGAGACAATCATTACCTTTCGACTTCCTCTCTGTAAGGATGTTATCAATCACTTTGCCTGTGAGACTCTAGCAGTGCTGCGCTTGGCTTGTGTGGACATTTCCTTCAACAAGGTCATGGTGGCCTTCTCAGGCTTTGTGGTACTCATGTTACCCTGCTCCCTGGTTCTGTTTTCCTATGCCCAGATTGTTAAAGCCATTCTACGTATCCGTTCTGCTCAGGGACGTCGCAAAGCCTTTGGGACCTGTGCCTCCCATCTCACTGTGGTCTCCCTTTGTTTTGGGGCTAGTATCTTCACCTACATGAAGCCCCAGTCCAACTCCTcagcagaaaatgaaaaaatgcttgCCTTATTCTATACTACAGTGGCCCCTATGCTCAATCCTATGATCTATAGCCTGAGGAACAAGGAAGTGATGGGTGCTCTGAGAAGAGCCCTGGGAAGATTCTCTGAAGAAACATGA